A genome region from Thermogemmatispora onikobensis includes the following:
- the ilvC gene encoding ketol-acid reductoisomerase has product MANIYYDADANLELIQGKRVAVIGYGSQGHAHALNMRDNGCNVVIGLPAGSKSREKAEADGLPVMTTAEAAAQSDIIMLLIPDQYHREVFERDIRPGLAPGKMLMVAHGFSVHYSQIVPPPDIDVAMVAPKSPGHMMRRLFTEGVGVPALWAVHQDATGQAEALTLAYARAVGCTRAGVLRTTFAEETETDLFGEQAVLCGGVTALIRAGFETLVEAGYQPEVAYFECLHEMKLIVDLMYQGGMSYMRYSISDTAEYGDYVSGPRIINEQVRNEMRKILREIQDGTFATRWILENQAGRPAFQAMRRANAQHQIEQVGSELRAMMPWLKPVDKRPEIAGPTKK; this is encoded by the coding sequence ATGGCGAATATCTACTACGATGCAGATGCCAATCTTGAGCTGATTCAGGGCAAGCGTGTGGCGGTCATTGGCTATGGCAGCCAGGGCCACGCTCATGCCCTCAACATGCGCGACAACGGCTGCAATGTCGTAATTGGCTTGCCAGCAGGCAGCAAGAGCCGCGAGAAAGCCGAGGCTGATGGACTGCCAGTCATGACGACCGCCGAGGCGGCGGCGCAGTCCGACATCATCATGCTGCTGATCCCTGATCAGTACCATCGCGAAGTATTTGAGCGCGATATTCGTCCTGGCCTGGCCCCGGGCAAGATGCTGATGGTCGCCCACGGCTTCAGCGTCCATTATTCGCAGATCGTGCCGCCTCCCGATATTGACGTCGCGATGGTAGCCCCCAAAAGCCCCGGCCATATGATGCGCCGGCTCTTCACCGAAGGCGTGGGCGTGCCAGCCCTGTGGGCTGTCCATCAGGATGCGACCGGGCAGGCGGAAGCCCTCACGCTGGCTTATGCCCGCGCCGTTGGATGCACCCGTGCCGGCGTCCTGCGCACGACCTTCGCGGAGGAGACCGAGACCGATCTCTTTGGCGAACAGGCTGTACTCTGTGGCGGCGTGACGGCCCTGATCCGCGCTGGTTTCGAGACACTGGTGGAGGCTGGCTATCAGCCCGAGGTGGCCTATTTTGAATGCCTCCACGAGATGAAGCTGATCGTTGACCTGATGTATCAGGGCGGCATGAGCTATATGCGCTACTCGATCAGCGATACTGCCGAGTATGGTGACTATGTCTCTGGCCCGCGCATCATTAATGAGCAAGTACGGAACGAGATGCGTAAGATCTTGCGCGAGATCCAGGACGGCACCTTTGCAACACGCTGGATTCTGGAGAATCAGGCTGGGCGCCCGGCTTTCCAGGCGATGCGCCGCGCCAACGCGCAGCACCAGATCGAGCAGGTCGGTAGCGAGCTGCGCGCGATGATGCCCTGGCTCAAGCCTGTAGACAAGCGGCCTGAAATTGCGGGGCCGACCAAGAAGTGA
- the ilvN gene encoding acetolactate synthase small subunit, with product MTEQAIASARAGQADAPQGSARLYTLALLVDDRQGAVDRVVNVLRRRRANMRTLVVGPSEEAGVARVTVVVDDAEVGVEHLCEQLRKIVDVRQVLLFPAGRAIERELALVKVNCTAANRSEIIELGQHFGAQAVDLAPETLTLQVTGKGEQVEQLLERLQPYGIRELARSGCLAIARDE from the coding sequence ATGACAGAGCAGGCTATCGCCTCAGCGCGTGCCGGGCAGGCGGATGCCCCCCAGGGAAGCGCGCGCCTCTACACCCTGGCGCTGCTGGTCGACGATCGCCAGGGTGCGGTTGATCGGGTGGTCAATGTGCTGCGTCGCCGACGGGCCAACATGCGCACCCTCGTCGTCGGCCCGAGCGAAGAGGCCGGAGTGGCACGGGTCACTGTGGTCGTTGACGATGCCGAAGTCGGCGTCGAGCACCTCTGCGAGCAGTTGCGCAAGATTGTCGACGTTCGTCAGGTGCTCCTCTTCCCGGCTGGGCGGGCGATTGAACGTGAGCTAGCGCTGGTCAAGGTCAACTGCACCGCTGCCAACCGCAGCGAGATCATCGAACTGGGCCAGCACTTTGGGGCGCAGGCCGTCGACCTTGCGCCCGAAACGCTCACGCTGCAGGTTACCGGCAAAGGTGAGCAGGTGGAGCAACTCCTGGAACGACTCCAGCCTTATGGCATTCGCGAACTGGCGCGCAGCGGTTGTCTGGCGATTGCGCGCGATGAATAG